One genomic segment of Paenibacillus sp. FSL H8-0332 includes these proteins:
- a CDS encoding GntR family transcriptional regulator has translation MEYTIGTQALSTRDIVYRSLKNQILLLELPPGTGISEKEISLKFNVSRTPVREAFVRLAQEGLLAVYPQRGTVVSLIDSELVEEARFMREHLERAIIREACSNFQARNLIELKANLDKQKLCIEDQDYKEMFMLDEEFHHVIFMGCNKKNTWEVIQQIKVHLNRSRMLKLTADHNWEHLYRQHYGLYEAIEQHSIQQGDQIMQEHMALTIADQEMLMEKYPQYYKQRSAD, from the coding sequence ACACAAGCACTCTCCACTAGGGACATCGTGTATCGTTCACTGAAGAATCAGATTCTGCTGCTGGAGCTGCCGCCCGGAACGGGGATTTCGGAGAAGGAGATTTCACTGAAGTTCAATGTCAGCCGCACCCCGGTCCGTGAGGCCTTTGTCCGTCTGGCCCAGGAGGGCCTGCTTGCCGTATATCCCCAGCGGGGCACGGTCGTCTCCCTGATTGATTCCGAGCTCGTGGAAGAAGCCCGCTTCATGCGTGAGCATCTGGAGCGGGCAATCATCCGGGAAGCGTGCAGCAACTTCCAGGCCAGGAATCTTATTGAACTGAAGGCTAATCTGGACAAGCAGAAGCTCTGCATCGAGGACCAGGACTATAAAGAAATGTTCATGCTGGACGAAGAGTTCCATCATGTGATTTTCATGGGCTGCAATAAAAAGAATACCTGGGAGGTCATCCAGCAGATCAAGGTTCACCTGAACCGCAGCCGGATGCTCAAGCTCACGGCGGATCACAACTGGGAGCATCTGTACCGGCAGCATTATGGTCTATATGAAGCCATTGAGCAGCATAGTATTCAGCAAGGGGATCAGATTATGCAGGAGCATATGGCCCTGACGATCGCCGACCAGGAGATGCTGATGGAGAA